The Kaistella daneshvariae genomic sequence TGAGCTTTGATCCTTTTAAAAACCCGGAAATTCTCCAGCCGGTCGGAAAAATTCAACAGATCCGAAAGAAAGTTTATGAAGCTTCAATTCGCACGCGGAACGCGCTAAATCAGAAAAAAAATGCCGGAATAACGGCAAATATTTGATTTTTTTAAAAATAAGCAATGCCTTCATCTGTCATCAAAAAATATTTTTACAAACCGGAAGTTAAAATTTTAACAATTGTGTATGTTTCCGGCGCGGTATACGATTATCTAGATGTTCCGC encodes the following:
- a CDS encoding KTSC domain-containing protein codes for the protein MPSSVIKKYFYKPEVKILTIVYVSGAVYDYLDVPQEVFDDFRAAFSKGIYLNKNIKPNFRYEKRE